The genomic segment AACCTTTGCCACTGGTACATATTCAATCGCTCCTGCTGAACTTTTAGCAACAATAGGGGTAAGTCCTACGGATCTTCTTTTGGGAATAATCACTCCATGAGCCCCACTAGCATCTGCAGTTCTTAAAATAGATCCTAAATTATGTGGATCAGTAATTTCATCTAATAAAATAACAAAAGGATCTTCTCCCTTTTGTCTAGCTAAATTAAGAATATCCTCTACTTCTACATACTCATGAGCAGAAGCTATCGCAATTACTCCTTGATGAGAATGACAAATAGACATTTCGTCTAGTTTACTGCGATCCATATATTGCACTACTAATTTTTCTTTTTTTGCTAATTTAATAATCTCCCCTATAGAGCCCGATAATTCTCCTTTCGAAACAAAAATTTTTTCAATAGGTCTTCCTGATTTCAACGCTTCTCTCACAGGATTTCTTCCTTCAATTTGATGCATGTAATCTATTTCATTTCTATTTTCTCTTTTTAAATTTTTCTTCATTTTTTTTTTCATAGTAGATACTCTCCTTAAATCATCTTATTTTGCATTTATTCAATTTAAATATCCAAATTGAATTTGTAGCAAATCTAACATAATACTAGTGTAGTAGAAGTATTTCATTATAAGAATCCTTCTTAATAAAAGCATTAAGAAGGATTTTCATCTAATTCATTTTGTATAAACTCTATAGACTTTGCTAAAATATTTACAAGTCTTTTTTCTTCTCCTATTAGGTAAAGATATCCTATTAAAGCTTCAAAACCTGTAGCATATCGATAATCAGAAATATTTGCATGTTTAGGTACTGTTTGAGATTTGGAATTTCTTCCCCTCTTTACAATCATTTGTTCTTCTGGGGTTAAGTTATCCATCATATAATGTATTATACAAGATTGAGATTTTGCTTTTACAAATTGAATAGCAGTTTTATGCAATTGATTGACCGATTTTTTCTTGGATTGTATTAAATATTTTCTAACCGATACTTCGTAAATTGCATCTCCAATATAAGCTAGTATTAATGGGTTAAGACTTTTAACTTCTTTTTCTTTAAGAGAATCTTTTAATAATTCTATAATCTTTTCTTTTGATAATTGCTGCTGACTAAAATTCATATTTATATCCTCTTCCATTTTATTCCTTCCGGAGTATCCTCAAGAACAATTCCTTGCTCTCTTAATTGGTCTCGAATTTTATCTGCTAAAGCCCAATTTTTTTCTTTTCTAGCTTGCTGGCGTTTTTGAATCAATGCTTCTATCTCCTCATCTAACTGCCCTTCTGTTTTTTGAAGAAGTCCTAATACAGAGCTTAATTCCATAAATAATTTATAGGCAGCCTTTATGGTTGCTGGACTTTTATGATTATCTAAATATCGATTAGTTTCTTTTACTAAGTCAAAAATGACTGCTAATGCATCTGCAGTATTGATGTCATCTTCCATAGCGTTTTTGAATTTTTCTTTATATTTTTGTAGTACTTCTATCCATTTTATCTCCTCTTGAGTTTGATCTTGAGAAGTCGTATTTTTTACTAAATATTCCATATTATTTTTAGCATTATATAGCCTTTCTAAAGCACCTTGAGATTGTTTCAAAAGTTCTTTACTAAAATTCACTGGATTTCGATAATGAGCTGATAAAATAAATAATCTAACCACTTCTAAATCAAATTGCTGACTAATATCTCTCACCGTAAAAAAATTTCCTAAAGACTTCGACATTTTTTGATTGTTTATATTAATATAACTATTATGCAACCAATATTTAGCAAAAGGTTTTCCTGTAGCACCTTCAGACTGAGCAATTTCATTTTCATGATGAGGGAAGATTAAATCCATTCCTCCACCATGAATGTCAATAGTGTCTCCTAGATATTTCTTTGCCATAACAGAACATTCAATATGCCACCCGGGTCTTCCAAGACCCCACGGACTATTCCATGCAGGTTCTCCAGGCTTTTGTTTCTTCCATAAAGCAAAATCCATTGGATGCTCTTTTTCATCATTTACTTTAATTCTCGCACCCATATCTAAATCTTGTATATTTTGTTTAGATAATTTTCCATATTCTTTAAATTTAGTCACTCTATAGTAAACATTTCCATTTACACAATAAGCCAGTCCTTTTTGTTCTAAAATTTCAATCATATGAATAATTTCTGGTATATTTTCACTTACCTTAGGATGAACAGTAGCTCTTTTAATTCCTAAAGCATCTGCATCTTTAAAATACTCCTGAATATATTTTTCAGATACTTCCTTTGCAGGAATTCCCTCTTCTTGACTTTTCTTAATAATTTTATCATCTACATCAGTAAAATTTTGTATATAAATTACTTCATAACCTATATACTCAAAATATCTTCTTAAAGTATCAAAAATAACAAAAGGCCTCGCATTTCCTATATGAAAATAGTTATAAACTGTGGGTCCACAAACATACATCTTTATCTTTCCAGGCATTAAAGGAATAAATTCTTCTTTTTTCTTTGTAAGAGTATTAAATAATTTCACGTTTTTTGCCTCCTTCCCACTTTTTTAATTTTTTTTCTAATTCATCCACTCTTTTTCTCAAGGATACAATCTCTTCTCCAACGGGATCCGGCAAATGAATTTGATCTAAATCTACTCCTTTTGAAATGGATGCAACTTTTTTATTATCCCTTATTACTAT from the Garciella nitratireducens DSM 15102 genome contains:
- the rlmB gene encoding 23S rRNA (guanosine(2251)-2'-O)-methyltransferase RlmB; this encodes MKKKMKKNLKRENRNEIDYMHQIEGRNPVREALKSGRPIEKIFVSKGELSGSIGEIIKLAKKEKLVVQYMDRSKLDEMSICHSHQGVIAIASAHEYVEVEDILNLARQKGEDPFVILLDEITDPHNLGSILRTADASGAHGVIIPKRRSVGLTPIVAKSSAGAIEYVPVAKVTNMVQTIEYLKEEGLWIAAAEMEGEEYYYQKNLKGPIGIVIGSEGKGIGRLVKQKSDFLLKIPMLGKVSSLNAAIAGAILMYEVRRQRNLMG
- a CDS encoding Mini-ribonuclease 3 produces the protein MEEDINMNFSQQQLSKEKIIELLKDSLKEKEVKSLNPLILAYIGDAIYEVSVRKYLIQSKKKSVNQLHKTAIQFVKAKSQSCIIHYMMDNLTPEEQMIVKRGRNSKSQTVPKHANISDYRYATGFEALIGYLYLIGEEKRLVNILAKSIEFIQNELDENPS
- the cysS gene encoding cysteine--tRNA ligase, with translation MKLFNTLTKKKEEFIPLMPGKIKMYVCGPTVYNYFHIGNARPFVIFDTLRRYFEYIGYEVIYIQNFTDVDDKIIKKSQEEGIPAKEVSEKYIQEYFKDADALGIKRATVHPKVSENIPEIIHMIEILEQKGLAYCVNGNVYYRVTKFKEYGKLSKQNIQDLDMGARIKVNDEKEHPMDFALWKKQKPGEPAWNSPWGLGRPGWHIECSVMAKKYLGDTIDIHGGGMDLIFPHHENEIAQSEGATGKPFAKYWLHNSYININNQKMSKSLGNFFTVRDISQQFDLEVVRLFILSAHYRNPVNFSKELLKQSQGALERLYNAKNNMEYLVKNTTSQDQTQEEIKWIEVLQKYKEKFKNAMEDDINTADALAVIFDLVKETNRYLDNHKSPATIKAAYKLFMELSSVLGLLQKTEGQLDEEIEALIQKRQQARKEKNWALADKIRDQLREQGIVLEDTPEGIKWKRI